A genome region from Hevea brasiliensis isolate MT/VB/25A 57/8 chromosome 9, ASM3005281v1, whole genome shotgun sequence includes the following:
- the LOC131182932 gene encoding 1-aminocyclopropane-1-carboxylate synthase 1-like, whose translation MVSGGQLLSKIATNEGHGENSPYFDGWKAYDRNPFHPTDNPDGVIQMGLAENQLSFDLIRDWIKQNPEASICTVDGVHKFKDTANFQDYHGLPEFRKAIAKFMGMVRGGRVTFDPDRVVMGGGATGANELIMFCLADHGDAFLVPTPYYPAFDRDLTWRTGVQIIPVDSCSSNKFQVTKNALEAAYDRAQGAGINVKGLIIANPSNPLGTVLERETLKDLVSFINERNIHLVVDEIYAATIFSSSSFISVAEIIEEMDCNRNLIHIVYSLSKDMGLPGFRVGIVYSYNDEVVRCGRKMSSFGLVSSQTQYLLARMLSDEEFVKNFLAESSRRLNKRHSMFTKGLEQVRINCLKGNAGLYVWMDLHHLLKEPTFDGEMTLWRVIIDQVRLNVSPGCSFHCKEPGWFRVCFANMDDQTVEAALKRIRAFVCKGKEDHQEMPTKNKQRWQRNLRLSFSARRFEEGVKSPHVMSPHSPIPHSPLVRAK comes from the exons ATGGTGAGTGGTGGCCAACTTTTGTCTAAGATTGCAACTAATGAGGGACATGGAGAGAATTCCCCTTACTTCGATGGATGGAAGGCCTACGATAGGAACCCTTTTCACCCAACTGATAACCCTGATGGAGTCATCCAAATGGGTCTTGCAGAAAATCAG cTTTCCTTTGATCTGATTAGGGATTGGATTAAGCAAAATCCTGAAGCCTCCATTTGCACTGTTGATGGAGTTCATAAGTTCAAGGATACTGCCAACTTCCAGGATTATCATGGCTTGCCAGAGTTTAGAAAG GCTATTGCCAAATTTATGGGGATGGTTAGAGGTGGTAGGGTTACATTTGATCCGGATCGTGTTGTCATGGGTGGAGGAGCTACCGGAGCCAACGAGTTGATCATGTTCTGCTTGGCTGATCATGGAGATGCTTTCCTCGTTCCTACACCTTACTATCCAGC ATTCGACCGCGACCTGACATGGCGAACTGGTGTCCAGATTATTCCGGTTGATTCCTGCAGCTCCAACAAGTTTCAGGTAACAAAGAATGCGTTAGAAGCAGCGTATGATAGAGCCCAAGGAGCTGGCATCAATGTCAAAGGCTTGATTATAGCCAACCCATCAAATCCACTGGGCACCGTCTTAGAAAGGGAGACCCTAAAAGACCTGGTGAGCTTCATCAATGAGAGAAACATTCACTTGGTCGTAGACGAAATCTATGCAGCTACCATATTCAGCTCCTCAAGCTTCATAAGCGTCGCTGAGATTATCGAAGAGATGGATTGCAACCGCAATCTCATCCACATTGTTTACAGCTTGTCTAAGGACATGGGGCTCCCCGGCTTCAGAGTTGGCATCGTTTATTCATATAACGATGAAGTCGTCAGGTGCGGTCGCAAGATGTCAAGTTTTGGTTTAGTCTCTTCGCAGACTCAATATTTGCTGGCTCGCATGCTTTCTGATGAGGAGTTTGTGAAAAATTTTCTTGCGGAGAGCTCGAGAAGGCTAAACAAAAGGCACAGTATGTTCACAAAGGGGCTGGAACAAGTGCGGATCAATTGTCTAAAAGGCAATGCTGGTCTTTATGTTTGGATGGACCTACACCATCTTCTTAAAGAACCAACATTCGACGGGGAAATGACTCTGTGGAGAGTGATTATTGACCAGGTTAGGCTCAATGTTTCGCCGGGCTGTTCTTTCCATTGCAAGGAGCCTGGTTGGTTTAGGGTGTGCTTCGCCAATATGGACGATCAAActgtggaagctgcactgaaaagGATACGAGCATTTGTGTGTAAGGGAAAGGAAGATCATCAGGAAATGCCAACCAAGAATAAACAGCGATGGCAAAGAAATCTCCGCCTCAGTTTCTCAGCTCGAAGATTCGAAGAGGGAGTCAAGTCACCCCATGTGATGTCTCCTCACTCCCCAATTCCTCACTCGCCGTTAGTTCGTGCTAAGTAA